From the genome of Candidatus Bathyarchaeia archaeon, one region includes:
- a CDS encoding ABC transporter substrate-binding protein has protein sequence MISRRAVTKLQAIMLLVIAVIIASGGLYYYATLTKPPRREILVGSPNPLTGPASKHGIEMRNAITLAAEEWNAKGGVYVKEFGGKLPIRVIFKDTESSRDTAVKVMTELVTVDKVDVVIGNFGSAIVFADQVVAMEHKVPYITSGASSVTLTRRTDIDVSYYFNTATHTELYPFYTMPFLDGAFRPAINKKFGFPETRNLRLAILYQDSPYGKGVLEGCKLYISQFKPKIEIVEAVPFKLGETDFRPHLLRIKESKPDFVYMAAFISEQTAALTQARRDVGLNTLFQSVICNDDEDFYKGVGQWGDYQFQETTGTTSVPVLKGPTKENGERFVRAYKAKYGKLPAQMATHIYQTFNVVMKAIERAGTLDKRAIRDALERIELKGEEYANALVCPFEGDVFRFTKDHLVTMKIAVVQMRWNEAKGENELRIVWPDEYKTAELEIPPWYAPGA, from the coding sequence ATGATCTCTAGGAGGGCCGTTACAAAGCTACAGGCGATAATGCTCTTGGTCATAGCGGTCATTATCGCCTCGGGCGGCCTTTACTATTATGCGACGCTAACCAAGCCCCCGCGTAGGGAGATCTTGGTCGGCTCCCCGAACCCGCTCACGGGCCCCGCCTCCAAGCACGGCATAGAGATGAGGAACGCCATAACGCTCGCGGCCGAGGAATGGAACGCCAAGGGCGGCGTTTACGTGAAGGAGTTCGGTGGGAAACTGCCGATCAGGGTCATATTTAAGGATACGGAGTCCAGTAGGGATACGGCCGTGAAGGTCATGACGGAGCTCGTCACGGTGGACAAGGTCGATGTGGTGATAGGGAACTTCGGGAGCGCCATCGTCTTCGCGGACCAAGTCGTGGCGATGGAGCACAAGGTCCCATACATAACGAGCGGGGCATCATCCGTTACATTAACCCGAAGGACCGATATCGACGTCAGCTATTACTTCAATACGGCGACGCACACGGAGCTATACCCGTTCTATACAATGCCCTTCTTGGATGGGGCCTTCAGGCCCGCGATCAACAAGAAGTTCGGGTTCCCGGAGACCCGGAACCTGAGGCTGGCGATATTGTACCAAGATAGCCCGTATGGAAAGGGCGTACTCGAGGGCTGCAAGCTCTATATATCCCAATTCAAGCCCAAGATCGAGATAGTCGAGGCGGTCCCATTCAAGCTTGGCGAAACGGACTTCAGGCCGCATTTGCTGAGGATAAAGGAATCCAAGCCCGACTTCGTCTACATGGCGGCCTTCATCTCGGAGCAGACGGCGGCCCTTACGCAGGCTAGGAGGGACGTTGGGCTGAACACCCTGTTCCAATCGGTGATATGCAACGACGATGAGGATTTCTACAAGGGCGTTGGGCAATGGGGCGATTATCAATTCCAGGAGACTACGGGTACCACCTCCGTCCCGGTCCTGAAGGGGCCGACGAAGGAGAACGGGGAGAGGTTCGTGAGGGCCTACAAGGCGAAATACGGCAAACTGCCCGCCCAAATGGCGACCCATATATACCAAACCTTCAACGTCGTCATGAAGGCCATAGAGCGGGCCGGTACATTGGACAAGAGGGCCATCAGGGATGCTCTGGAGAGAATCGAGCTCAAGGGCGAGGAGTATGCCAACGCCTTGGTTTGCCCATTCGAGGGAGATGTCTTCCGATTCACGAAGGACCATTTGGTTACCATGAAGATAGCCGTGGTCCAGATGAGGTGGAACGAGGCCAAGGGTGAGAACGAGCTCCGTATCGTATGGCCGGATGAGTACAAGACCGCTGAGCTGGAGATACCGCCTTGGTACGCCCCTGGCGCGTGA
- a CDS encoding VIT1/CCC1 transporter family protein, translating to MEETLRKALIASQRNEITEHLVYRRLSKSSKDPHNREILKRISEDEMRHYLAWREYTREDVKPDRLRVWAYCLVSKIFGITFGLKLMELGEERAESIYGRLSGSLPMAKDISEEEDRHEAELLGLINEERLRYVGSMVLGLNDALVELTGAIAGLTFALRDARLVAMVGLITGIAASLSMASSEYLSTKSEGGDRSPVKASIYTGIAYILTVSLLISPFLVFGDPYLCLVLAILNSIIAILVFTFYTSVAKSLPFKRRFLEMASISLGVAGLSFAVGILVRAFLNVEI from the coding sequence ATGGAGGAGACCCTCAGGAAGGCCTTGATCGCGTCCCAAAGGAACGAGATAACCGAGCATTTGGTATACAGGAGGCTATCCAAATCGTCCAAGGACCCCCACAACAGGGAGATCCTGAAGCGGATCTCCGAGGATGAGATGAGGCATTATCTGGCTTGGAGGGAATACACCCGCGAGGACGTGAAGCCCGATCGGCTGAGAGTTTGGGCTTACTGCTTGGTTTCTAAGATATTCGGCATTACGTTCGGGTTGAAGCTCATGGAGCTCGGGGAGGAAAGGGCCGAATCGATCTATGGGAGGCTATCGGGCTCGTTGCCCATGGCGAAGGATATCTCCGAGGAGGAGGATCGCCATGAGGCGGAGCTCTTAGGCCTGATAAATGAGGAGCGCCTCCGCTATGTGGGATCGATGGTCCTCGGCCTCAACGATGCCCTCGTAGAGCTCACCGGGGCGATAGCCGGCTTGACGTTCGCCCTCCGCGACGCCCGTCTCGTGGCGATGGTTGGGCTGATCACCGGGATCGCCGCCTCCCTCTCGATGGCCTCCTCGGAGTACCTCTCAACCAAGTCGGAGGGCGGAGATAGGAGCCCCGTCAAGGCATCCATATATACCGGGATCGCCTACATCCTAACAGTTTCATTGCTCATATCCCCGTTCCTAGTATTTGGGGATCCATACCTCTGCTTGGTCCTCGCGATCCTCAATTCCATAATCGCGATCCTGGTATTCACGTTCTATACGTCGGTCGCGAAGAGCCTCCCGTTCAAGAGGAGGTTCCTCGAGATGGCCTCGATCAGCCTCGGCGTGGCCGGCCTCTCATTCGCCGTGGGTATCTTGGTGAGGGCTTTCCTCAACGTCGAGATATAG
- a CDS encoding Glu/Leu/Phe/Val dehydrogenase, whose product MQRPGERINPYDVVLRQMDEIAERIGIDPNVLEILKHPRRILIVSAPVRMDDGGVRVFTGYRVQHNKARGPYKGGVRYHPSVDLDEVKALAAWMTFKTAVVDIPYGGAKGGVVCDPRRLSLGELERLTRRYTSMIMDEIGPFKDVPAPDVGTDSQVMAWIMDTYSSLKGYSVPEVVTGKPIVLGGSYGREEATGRGVAICVREAARRIGLRLKGATLAVQGYGKVGYWSAEALSEMGCKLIAVTDAGGGAYDPRGLDPRALKEHEARSGSVSGYGGAGEISNEELFQLECDILVPAALENQITEGVAPNVNAKIISEGANGPTTPEADRILYEKGVLVVPDILANAGGVTVSYFEWVQNLNRDRWSLETVNARLEEKMVSAFKAVSELAEREGASMRTAAYMLAMGKVAEAQSRLGLFP is encoded by the coding sequence TTGCAGCGGCCGGGGGAGCGGATAAACCCCTACGACGTCGTGCTGAGGCAGATGGACGAGATAGCGGAGAGGATCGGGATAGATCCAAACGTCTTGGAAATATTGAAGCATCCCAGGCGGATCCTGATAGTATCCGCGCCCGTGCGCATGGACGATGGGGGCGTGAGGGTCTTCACGGGTTATCGGGTCCAGCACAACAAGGCGAGGGGGCCATACAAGGGCGGGGTGAGATATCATCCTAGCGTCGATTTGGACGAAGTGAAGGCCCTCGCCGCTTGGATGACCTTCAAGACGGCGGTCGTCGATATCCCGTATGGCGGGGCGAAGGGCGGCGTCGTATGCGATCCGAGGCGGCTCAGCTTGGGCGAGCTGGAGCGCTTGACCAGGCGATATACCTCGATGATAATGGACGAGATAGGCCCCTTCAAGGACGTCCCGGCGCCGGACGTCGGCACCGACTCCCAAGTCATGGCGTGGATCATGGATACCTACAGCAGCTTGAAGGGCTATAGCGTCCCGGAGGTGGTGACCGGGAAGCCGATCGTTCTGGGCGGCTCGTATGGGAGGGAGGAGGCCACGGGGAGGGGCGTCGCCATATGCGTTAGGGAAGCCGCTAGGAGGATCGGGCTGAGGCTCAAGGGCGCGACATTGGCCGTGCAGGGATATGGCAAGGTGGGATATTGGAGCGCGGAGGCGTTGAGCGAGATGGGCTGCAAGCTGATCGCGGTCACCGATGCCGGCGGCGGGGCATACGACCCGAGGGGCCTCGATCCAAGGGCCCTGAAGGAGCATGAGGCGCGATCCGGGTCCGTTTCCGGATATGGGGGGGCGGGGGAGATATCGAACGAGGAGCTGTTCCAACTGGAGTGCGATATACTCGTGCCCGCCGCGCTCGAGAACCAGATCACCGAGGGGGTCGCGCCGAACGTGAACGCCAAGATAATCTCGGAGGGGGCCAATGGCCCGACCACGCCCGAGGCGGACAGGATCCTCTATGAGAAGGGCGTCTTGGTGGTGCCGGATATATTGGCCAACGCGGGGGGCGTCACGGTCAGCTACTTCGAGTGGGTCCAGAACCTCAATAGGGATCGATGGTCCTTGGAAACGGTCAATGCGAGGCTGGAGGAGAAGATGGTATCCGCCTTCAAGGCCGTTAGCGAATTGGCCGAGAGGGAGGGGGCCAGCATGAGGACCGCGGCCTATATGCTGGCGATGGGGAAGGTGGCGGAGGCCCAATCGCGGCTGGGCCTCTTCCCGTGA